A genomic segment from Halanaerobiaceae bacterium ANBcell28 encodes:
- a CDS encoding aminoglycoside phosphotransferase family protein, which translates to MNASKWREPVVDPYSISFKNNLKLESIEGYPHAGNDVFKCRGTYKDKEVYFYLKIARHLDANLENELKALEIFSNLSIPVPEVIAYDLDIKYPYIATKLIDGERLSKILSKYKGDEIKKNSLIYMEQFGAVLAKIHSARLTWKEVKTRRFHKNIDTSMLTDKVSLDVSKWLEENKPSKKDKVFVHGDYHYANLLWSDNKIAAVLDWELCGIGWKEFDIAWAIILRPSQKFLKTELEEQRFLDGYSKHCSFDNVSFDWCKVLIYLHFYIIGKKLKDNDYIIYVIKKMLSVINKYKKS; encoded by the coding sequence ATGAATGCCTCTAAATGGCGAGAACCTGTTGTGGATCCGTATTCTATTTCTTTTAAAAATAATTTAAAATTAGAATCAATCGAAGGATATCCACATGCTGGAAATGATGTCTTTAAATGTCGTGGAACTTATAAAGATAAGGAAGTTTATTTTTACTTAAAAATTGCTAGACATCTTGATGCAAACTTAGAAAATGAGTTAAAAGCCCTTGAAATTTTTAGTAATCTATCAATACCTGTACCTGAAGTTATAGCCTACGATTTAGATATTAAATATCCATATATTGCAACTAAACTAATAGATGGTGAAAGATTATCTAAAATATTATCTAAATATAAAGGTGATGAAATCAAGAAAAATTCATTAATTTATATGGAGCAATTTGGTGCTGTTCTTGCTAAAATTCATTCTGCAAGATTAACATGGAAAGAAGTTAAGACTAGAAGATTTCATAAAAATATTGATACATCTATGTTAACAGATAAAGTTTCACTTGATGTAAGTAAATGGTTAGAAGAAAACAAGCCATCAAAAAAAGATAAAGTATTTGTCCATGGGGATTATCATTATGCTAATTTATTATGGTCTGATAATAAGATTGCAGCTGTACTTGATTGGGAGTTGTGTGGTATTGGATGGAAGGAATTTGATATAGCTTGGGCAATTATTTTAAGGCCTTCACAAAAATTTCTTAAAACTGAACTTGAAGAACAGAGGTTTTTAGATGGATATAGTAAACATTGTTCTTTTGACAATGTAAGTTTTGATTGGTGTAAAGTTTTAATTTATCTTCATTTTTATATTATTGGTAAAAAATTAAAAGATAATGACTATATTATATATGTTATAAAAAAAATGTTATCGGTTATAAATAAATACAAAAAATCATAG
- a CDS encoding MATE family efflux transporter encodes MREVKKLHHLAIPIFFETLLFMVLRQADIIMLSQFDDRAAGAVGASFQLFGTMNIIFAIISAGTAVLVAQYVGAQNKVEIERVSSVSLAVNLIIGIILSLVIFIFADSILIALGVTDDLLLYASDYMKIAGGALFIQAVLNTLMAIIRSHGYTKESMKISVSMNILNVIGNAIFIFGLFGVPVLGVKGVAIATVGGKVFATIVAFIFLFKYVLPIDMFTHIMDKPILYFKKLFSFGFPAAMENMSYSLYQAAIMYVILNYLGDMAYITRTYVWTITWFVMVFAIAIGQANQIMIGQLIGSGKVDEAYDVGLKNFKIAMLLSVFASIALFLSARYLMRIYTSDQDIILLGASTLAVAAFSEPGRTFNIVFISGLRGAGDVYFPVVMAIFSMWGVGLVGAYVFGVVLGYGLPGIWMGLLIDEWFRGVCMLQRWRSRKWTGKAVVDKEVVEAV; translated from the coding sequence ATGAGAGAGGTAAAAAAATTACATCACTTAGCAATACCTATATTTTTTGAAACTTTATTATTTATGGTGCTCAGGCAAGCAGATATAATTATGTTAAGTCAGTTTGATGACAGAGCTGCTGGTGCTGTAGGAGCATCATTTCAGTTGTTTGGTACAATGAATATTATATTTGCAATTATATCTGCCGGTACTGCTGTACTGGTGGCACAATATGTCGGAGCTCAAAACAAAGTTGAAATAGAGAGAGTAAGTTCAGTATCCCTGGCAGTGAATTTAATTATAGGTATTATTTTAAGTTTAGTAATATTCATATTTGCAGATAGTATTTTAATTGCTTTAGGAGTAACTGATGATCTTCTTTTATATGCATCAGATTATATGAAAATAGCTGGAGGGGCCTTATTTATACAGGCGGTTCTTAATACATTAATGGCTATTATCAGGAGTCATGGTTACACCAAAGAGAGTATGAAAATTAGTGTTTCTATGAATATTCTAAATGTAATTGGAAATGCAATATTTATCTTTGGTTTATTCGGAGTACCAGTATTAGGAGTGAAAGGTGTAGCCATTGCAACTGTTGGTGGAAAAGTTTTTGCTACAATTGTAGCTTTCATCTTTTTGTTTAAATATGTCCTTCCAATTGATATGTTTACACATATTATGGATAAACCAATTCTTTATTTCAAGAAATTATTTAGTTTTGGTTTTCCAGCAGCAATGGAAAATATGTCCTACAGTTTATATCAAGCTGCTATAATGTATGTAATATTAAACTATTTAGGTGATATGGCTTATATTACTAGAACTTATGTCTGGACTATTACCTGGTTTGTAATGGTTTTTGCTATTGCCATCGGTCAGGCAAATCAAATTATGATAGGACAATTAATTGGTTCAGGTAAGGTTGATGAAGCATATGATGTTGGATTGAAGAACTTTAAAATTGCAATGCTCTTAAGTGTATTTGCCAGTATAGCGTTATTTTTATCTGCCAGATACTTGATGAGAATATATACTAGTGACCAGGATATAATTCTGCTTGGAGCTTCGACTTTAGCAGTAGCAGCATTTTCAGAACCAGGCAGGACTTTTAATATTGTATTTATTTCTGGATTGCGTGGAGCAGGTGATGTTTATTTCCCTGTTGTTATGGCTATCTTTAGCATGTGGGGTGTTGGTCTAGTTGGAGCATATGTATTTGGTGTAGTTCTTGGATATGGTCTTCCGGGAATATGGATGGGATTATTGATAGATGAATGGTTTAGAGGAGTTTGTATGTTACAAAGATGGCGTAGCAGGAAGTGGACTGGTAAAGCTGTCGTAGATAAGGAAGTTGTTGAGGCTGTATAA